Below is a window of Fimbriimonadaceae bacterium DNA.
GCTGTAGGCTTGGATTGCATCAGAGTCTCGATTCAGCTTTTCGTAGCACTGTCCGAGCCTTTGATTTGTTGTCGCAGAATCTGCGCCAGCTCGAAGCGCTTGCTCATAGGTTTTGGCGGCAAGATCGTATTTGCCCGTGAGGTATTGCTGACGTGCCGTTTGCATCAGCGCCTGCATCTGGTTTTGGTTATTCTCGACCGGTACGCTGCCACCTGCGTTTGGCTTGTTGCCGTTGTCGACGGTGATCTCAATCACACCCGTCTTCTTCGGGGGCTTGGTCGGAGGATCCACTACGACATCTGGATCGTTCACTCCGCCAGTAACGGGAGGATTGGGGTCGCTAACTACTCCGTTGTTTCCGGTGTTTCCGTTGTTGCCGTTGTTGCCGGTGGGTGGGTTGTCCGGCTGAATGCTAATAAGCCCTGGATTCAGTGGTCCGAGAACATTTGGCATTTCGCCAACATTGGAGTTAGGGGTGATGCGTCCCGTGCCATTGTTGCCTGCACTGTTGTTTGGTTGCTGAACCGTGTCGGTATTCGGCTGCTGAATATTGGGCTGTTGCTGGTTGACCGGCTGATTCTGCTGGTTGTTGGGTGGGTTTTGGAAATTCTGGTTTGTAGCCGAGTTCAGATTCGACTGTGGTGTGTTTTGGGCGAGCCTCTGATCCGGCTTATTCTGGCTTGAGATGAACCCAGCGAGGGCGACGCCTACCGAGATGACCAGGAGAGTCGCGGCGAACGCACCTATTAGTGCACCTCGACGGCTTGGCTCTGGCGGAGCTATCAGCTTTGCGGCGATCATGTTTCGGAGTTGTGTGATCTTGATCTTGTCGAGGGCGGAGTCGGGATTAAACTCCACGATCTTTTCGTAGCACATCAAAGCTTCGTTCAGTTCGCCCGCTCGTTCGTGGCACATGCCCATGAGTGAGAGCGCGTTGGTGTATTCGGGCAACTCCTCAATGGACTTCTCGGCGATGAGTCGAGCTTCATCGACCCTGCCTTCGTTGAACAGTCGGAAGCCCTCGGCGACCAACTCTTCAATCTTTTGTTTCTCGGAGGCGACTGCCGTCGCGTCCGCTGCTTCTCCGCAATGCTTACAGAATGCACTGTCCAGACTGTTGCGGGTTTGACACTTGCTGCAAATGACCATAGCTCAACCTAATTCGACGCCGAAAACGCCCACACGAAGAACCCCAGAATCGCGCAGTTGTACCTTCATTGTACCAAAGGACTGTCGTGAGGCCGTAATGAACTCGTGGACGATGGCGGTTCGTCTTTGATCCTTAGACGTCTTAAGACCACCGCAACTTCTTACTATCCGTTCAAAAAACTACAAAAAGGTGGAATCTACAGCCACGATTTCATCAATTCTTGCCTTAGAAAGCTCGTAAATGAACGGGCGTGCGGGTGAACTTTGATAGAATGTCATGAGCATGACCCAGACAAGTTGCAACATTCTTGGACATGATGTCGCCGGACAGCTTGGCGAACATCTTCAGGCCTCTCTCGTCGATCTTATCGCCATTGCTTCTCAGGCCAAGCAGGCTCATTGGAACGTGACCGGACAGAACTTCCGCGAGCTTCATCAGCAGTTTGACGAGCTTGTGGATGTTGCCCGTGATGTGGCTGACGAGATCGCGGAGAGGATGGCTGCTATAGGAGTTTCGCCCGACGGCAGAGCGGTGACGGTTGTCAACAACTCCACACTGATGGCGATGCCGAACGGATTCCTGAGAGATCGTCAAGCTGTTGAGGTTTTGTGCGGAAGCTTGGATAAAACCTGCCGCACCCTTCGGTCGAGGATTGAAACTGTTGGTGGGCTCGATCTTGTCAGCCAAGACGTTCTTATAAGTGGGCTTCGAGGATTGGAGAAGCAGTTTTGGATGCTTCGGACGAGACTTGAAGAGCCTCGGTAGAGCTAAAATCGCAACGTCGGGCTCCTAAGATTCCGTACTGAGAGAAAGCCTATGGACGACTTACAGTTTGGCGATTCTCAGGTTCGGTCAAAACGCCATGGGTGGTTTTGGCTGCTTGTCCTTGGTCTTCCTATTGCCGGGGTGGTTATCGGCGTGAGCATGATTGGATTATCGTGTTCACGTTTGCGGTCGGCTGCGGCTGACGTTCACGATGCGATTGCCGACGCACGAAAGGCTGGCCTCGCGGTCACGAATGAAGATTTGAAGCAGGGCACTGGCCCTCGAGCCCACCTTCAAGCGGCGATTGGGATCACCGAGTCGCTTCGGCCAAAAGGCGTGCTGGAAGGCTTCATTCTCTTCGACGAATTTGGCATGATCGGGGGAGACAGTGCGCTTAGCGTTGCGGCAGCTTTGGAGCCCGCCATTAAGGAGTTGCAAGCCCACCTTCAACTTGAACCCAGTGGGATCGATACGAACTGGGATATTGAACCGGAATGGATCAGCTCTTATGGCTCCACGTTCGAGTGGGTCGGAAGGGCGTTGTGCTTGCGAGGATACGCGAGCATTGGCAATGGTGACTGGACGTCGGGACTTGCAGACTTCGACACCGTTGCAAAATTGGCGCGACGAGCGGACTCGTGGCCCTGCGAGCAGGGGGTACAGGCCGCAAATTCCTGTTTACGTGATAGTCGGGCGGTGCTCATTGCGCTTGCTCACAAGCATCGAAACAATGCGAAGTGGCTTGTAAGCCTGCGTGAGGCGATGGCTAAGTTCGATGGAGTTGTGGATCCGACGCAGAGCATTCGGGGAGCGCTCCTGCGCGATCTTACAATACTTCGCAACTTTGATCTTCTTCGACCGTATGGCCCGGCGTGGGAATATTCGTATTCAAGACCCGGCCGTCAAACACTTAGGACAGAGTTCAGGAAGTTGGTTGACCATTCTGAGGTTCCAAAATTGGATCGTCACAAGGCCTTGATGGCGAGGTATTTGAGGCTGATGCAGCCGTTGTGGGAGCAGTATGAGAAGTCTCCAGTCACAAGAAGGGACTCTCCGGCAACCTGGCAAGCCGTCATCGATCACTCTAGGCAGAGTAACGACCCGATCGATAGCGCATTCGGGCTGATGGAGAATCCGTTCAGCGAAGTTGACTTTGCGATACGGGCACAGACGCGACAGGTTGCATGCCTTGCGATGATCGACTGTTTGATCTATCGGCAAAAGACAGGAGCATGGCCGACCACGATTAACGACTTGCCCGAGAAGCATGTGGATCTTTTCCGCGGGATCGCACTGTCGGTGACGAAGAAGAACGGATACTTTCGTGTTTATTCTTTTGGTCCCAACGGTTTTGATGATGGGGGTCTGGATGCGGCAGAGGCGTCTCGGGCTCGTGCAAGCAGCGACGATATTGTCGTGCTTTATCCTCCTGGCGGATACCCCTAGATTCATGGGCAAAAAGCCTCTTTCCGAAAATTGCTGGGTTTTTGACACTCAAGGCATTAACATTTGCTTAACAAAACGCCTACTATTTTTACATGTCCTTCCCACGCCCATTAGCTGCCCTTGCTTTTGTTGCCGTCTTCTCTTCTTCATACGCTCAGAATGAACCCGTTCCAGCACCACAACAGCCTCCGGTAACGGTTCTTGACGCCAAGCTCGCCGAGTTGAAGAGACTTGAAGAGAGCGCCGATTCCGTCGTAAAGAAGATCAGTGAGCTTACGACTTCGGGCGGAGTTACGCAAAGCGACGAAGTGATCGCCCAGCTTAAGCGAATGGTTGACGAGCTTTCCGAGATTCGGTCATTAGTGAAGCGGATTGAGCAGGAAGTGATGGACCTTCGCAGCGGTCAGACGACCCAGAAATCCACGACTGACAAGCTGGGACAGGATGTTAGCAACCTCAAGAAAACCCAAATCACCCTTTACTCGCAGTTTCAGTACCAAGACTCCGACCGCATTTACCCAGCTTCATCCTTGAATACAACGGCGAATGATGCTTTCCGATTTCGGAGAATTCGGCTGGGCGTGAAGCATCAGGCGGATGAACGCACCGGCATTCGATTGGGAATCGAGTTTGCAAACGGCACCAATCAGAGCCAAGCTCAAATCCGCGATGCGTATGTGATGTACTCGATCAGACCGATGAAGGGCCAGGAGGGGACGACATTCTTGGCGGGCCAAAGGAACATGCCACTCGGCTATGAGATTGAGCGGTCTTCTTCGGAGCGGGAGTTCCCTGAGCAAGCGCTTTACAACAGCACACTTTTCAATTCGGAAACGGGAAGAGGGGTTGCTCTCCGGTACGGGATTGACGCCAACCAAACGATGGAGGTCGGGCTTTGGAACTCCCTTACAATCAACGATCCTGAGCAAAAGGATCTCCCGGCTGGCCCCGGCAACCGTCTTGCGATGGCGGCCCGCTATCGATACACCGATGGAGGATTTAGTATGGGTGTTTCGGGGTTTGCTGGAAAACGTCCGGCTTATTCTCAGGTCATCAGCAACGTCTTGACGACTTCACCGGAAGTCGATCGGCGGTTTGTCTATCTTGATGCCGCCTACCAAGGTCTTTTTGACAAGAATTTCACTCTGCGTGGTGAGGTGATGAAGGGCAAGGATCGGGTCCCGAGCTCGACGCCGGGGGCTGGCAAAGTGGCGCATGAGTTGAGCGGGTTCCAGATTCAGGCTGGATATCTTCTGAACGCTCGAAACCGCTTTGATCTGCGCTGGGAGCAGTTCGATCCGGACCTTGGCAGCGTGGCGAATGCGATCAACGGCTACGGTTTGGCTTGGACGCACTATTTAAACCCGAACATGAAATTCACGTTTGCTCATGAGTTCTTCTTTGATGAGGCGCGTGATGCAAATGCTAGCGTGAACTTTCAGAAGCGCTATCAGATCAGCACCTTCCGGCTGCAGTTTAGGTTTTAGCAAAGGCGGAGAAAACCGTGGGGCCATTTCAACCTTACGGTTTTCTCTGACGCCAGACCACGACCATCGCCGCGGGGATACATAGTAGCCAAAGCCATTGCGGATCAAGGTTCGTAGAGTTTTTGATAAACACTAAATCCTTATCGAAGCCATATTTGTTCTGATTGTTATCGAACACGAATAACTCAGCTTTTTCTGGCATATCGCTTGCTTTGAGCCCTACCTGATCGGCAATGAAGTTCTTCTCGGCGTTTGTCATTGTCGTGAGCACGGTCTGTCGAGCTTCCCACATCTGATAAACGCCTTTATATCGGGCATGAATGTGCTGATCGGTGATCACGAACAACTCCATGGGGCGTACGTGCCCATTGGGCCAGGTATCGCTCGGCATTTTGTAGGGGTAGTGGGGTACGTCTGTCTTGAAACTGAGCCTCACAAGGGTCGTTTCGGTCCGAGTTGATGTGCCACCTGTGTATTTGAAGGCTGAGAAATACCAACCTTGTTTTGTGTAATAAGAGACCCATTCTTCAACGGCGGGTCGGGCATTGTATCCGTTTGTTCGCAGCCAGTTCGTCATTGCCTTCGGGTCGGTGGCCTTCAGGACAGTCGCTTCGTAATTCCCGATATTTACCTTTTTGACTTCGGTGACACCACGGCCTCCACCAAAGCCTCCCCCGCCCAAGCTCACAGCATTACGTGATGCTTTCTTTTCCCGTGCCTTAATCGTATCGAGCTTTGTCAATGCTCCCATCTCGGCTTTGGAGATCTCGGGTTCGGTAGGCGTGGGGACGATAAAGCCGAAGTCCTTCGCTTGGCCCTCAAACTTCGCAGTCCTGATAAAGTGCTGCATCTTCGTTTTGGAGTTCCAGACGATGATTGCACGCTCCCCGGCGAGTTCGACTTTGTTCTCGCCATAGGCGATGCAACAAGCTGCGGCGATGACGGACGAGAGGGCGAACGTGCCGAAAACTGCTGAACGAGCGACAGACTTCATGTTTGTCTGACGGTGATACTCAACCCGAGTTTTCATGAATGCGTAAGCACAGCCTTTTTAGGCTCAACACTACGCATTCATGTCTCGGCTTAATCTACTTACCCGCCAACTGTGAGGCGGCAAGCGTTCCATCAAGCCCGATATACCAAGCCTTGATATCTGGTACGAGTAAGCCACCTTTGACGGCAGGATCGCCCATAACCAAGCTTTCTGCCTCTTCGTCGGATTTTGTCACGAGCAGATTCATGCCGCCCGGTTCGTTTCGCCACGGTCCTCCCAGGAAAAATTTGCCAGTGGAGATCACTCTTTGCCAGTAGGCGATGTGCTCCTGGATTAGGGTTTGTTCCATTACCGACTTCGACGTGTCCCAGTTTTTGCCGGGCGAATAGATGACGGCGTGGGTGGGATACGGAATTGACCTCATGTTGCCGCTGCCGCTTGAGCTTGAGCCTGCTAGATGCGAGCCTCCGCTGCGGGCCGAAGCCGAACTAGAGGATTGCTTTGAAGCGCTTGACGAACTGCTCGACTGCTTTGAGGAGCTGGATGAGCTTTGTGATTGCGTCTGGGCGTAGGCGACGGCTACCAATGCCGAGGCGACAATAAATCCGGCGATGAAACTTTTGATACGCATGGTCTTGTCCTCTATCATCTACGAAGTTATTCGTGATTTGCTACTTGTTCTGACCTTTGCCAAGTTCCAATCCGTTCGATTGTTATGTTAAAAGTCAATTGCTGACAAGGGTTTATCAGGCAGAAACAACCCGGGATCGTGCTCTTCTTCGGAAGTAGAAGTACGACACGATGATAAATCCGATCAACGACCATGAAGCCCAACTGGGCAACTCAAAGCGTGTCTTGAAAGTGAGATCACGATCGTAGCCGTGCTCATTTGTGCTGTTCAGCAGGGCTGTCACGTGAGTGTTTTCTGGCATGTGCGTCTCATCCAGTTTGAGCAGGGATGCGACGTACTTCGCCTTAGAGGAATCGACCTGATTGTTCCACTCCTCACGAGCTTCCCAAGCATTGCCATTGCCGACGTATTCGGCGGTGACGGGGCCAGAGGAGATCAGGAAGAGGGTCATCGGGCGAACGTGCCCTTTAGGCCAGGTGTCGGTCGGCATCTTGTATGGGTAGTGGGGCTCGTCGGTCTTGAAGCTGAGACGGATGGCTTTGGTTGGGGTCACGTTTGCCTTGGCTCCGGTGTACTTGAGCGCTGTGAATATCCACGCCTTTTTGGTGTAATAGTCCAGCCATTCGGTCATTGCGGGGCGAGTTTTGTAGCCGTTCTGCTTCAGCCAGTTCATCATGGCCTGGCCGTCGGTGGCTTTGAGCACAGTGGCTTTGTGGTCGCCAACCTGGACGACGTCAAGAACTTCAACATCAGACTTGGTGTCGCTCGCTGCTCCGGCCACTGAGTCTGGGGCACTACATCCAATGTTTCCTTTGTCGCGAGGCTTGAAGCGCGACAGAACTTCAAAGACGGTTTCCTCAACTGCTGCGATCTCCGGCTGAGTTGGAGTGGGAACGATGAACCCGAAGTCCTTCGCTTCACCTTCAAACGAAGCCTGTCGGATAAAGTGCTCGGTCTTTTGGGCTTCGTTCCAGACGATGATGGCTTTTTCGTTGGATAGGAGTATCGGGTCTTCGCCGTAGGCAGTGCAGCAGGCATGTCCAATGGCAGCGGCAAGTATTCCCGCACCTATCCAAGCAATAGCTTTCGTTCGCATCATGCTAGATGCTAACAAACATTTGCGTTAAATAGGTGCCGAAAAAGCCGGGTGTTTCCACATCCGGCTTTTTCTAAGGGCGCTTAGTTGGGTAGGGGCAAGCCCATCGCCGTGAGATAGTTGCGGAGGCTGGCAACCCGGTTCGGATCGTTGAGTTCGACGTTGAACGGGCGTCCGCGGGTGTCGATAATCAATCCGAGTTGGCCTTCGATCAGATTTGTCGTCTGGTTTCGTTTGCCCTTGCTGGTGTCAAATCGCTTGACGTTGACCGACTTGCCTTTGCCCTCACCCATGTCGAAGTTCTTGGCCGGTTCGATAGTCAGTTCGGGAGTCTTTTCGATATCGATTGGGACAACCTTGATCTGACCAAACGGGACGTTGACATCAAGCCCGTTGCCCTTCACGCTGACGCAGGGTTCGCCCTCTTTTCCGATGCCCACAGGAGCGATGCTGGTGCCGATGCGGACAATACAGTCGCGCTCGAACACTTCGCGCGCAGCTTCGTAATGGTGCTCTGAGAGGACTCCGAGGTGGGGCATCATGAAGATGGAGTCAACGGTGAGCATGGTCACGCCTTCTGGCTGATAGGCGTCCATCATCATCAGTGCAGACTGGGCGCGCTTTGGGGCGTGGGAGAGGACTCCGCCGGACCCGATGACCATATCCAGCTTGAGCATATTGACAAGCGTTTCGCCGCCGCCGGTCTGGTCGAAGATTTGGCCAACGTCTCGCTGCTGCTGCATTCCGACGAGCGATCTGGCGAGAGACTTGTGGTGAGCGAAGGCTAGCCTTAGGGCTTCACGAGCAACGGCCTGTTCGATCAGCAGGTCCTCGTAGGTCTGCGGGATCGTGGTCGGCCGGATCATCTTGTTGCGAAGTCGGTTTCGAACTTCGCTGGGGTCGATTTCGAACGGCAGCCAGCGAGCGATGTTTTCGATCCCGGTCTCTTTGAGGACGTTACAGATCGAATAGCTCATGCCGAGGTTCGCGGAAACCGTTCGGTTGTAGATGCCGGAGAAGACGGAAAACACGTCGGTGGTGGCTCCGCCGATGTCAACACCGAGGATGTTGATTCCTTCTTGGTCGGCGTAGGTCTTCATTAGTTTGCCGACAGCGTTTGGGGTTGCCATGACCTCTTCTGAGGTCCACTCCAGTAGTTTGCTGTAGCCGGGCGCCTGCTGCATGACGTGCTCAAGAAACATCTCGTGGATCTCGTCGCGGGCAGGGTCGAGGTTCTCTTTGTCGAGCGTTGGGCGGAGGTTATCGACAACTTTAAGAGCG
It encodes the following:
- a CDS encoding tetratricopeptide repeat protein; the encoded protein is MVICSKCQTRNSLDSAFCKHCGEAADATAVASEKQKIEELVAEGFRLFNEGRVDEARLIAEKSIEELPEYTNALSLMGMCHERAGELNEALMCYEKIVEFNPDSALDKIKITQLRNMIAAKLIAPPEPSRRGALIGAFAATLLVISVGVALAGFISSQNKPDQRLAQNTPQSNLNSATNQNFQNPPNNQQNQPVNQQQPNIQQPNTDTVQQPNNSAGNNGTGRITPNSNVGEMPNVLGPLNPGLISIQPDNPPTGNNGNNGNTGNNGVVSDPNPPVTGGVNDPDVVVDPPTKPPKKTGVIEITVDNGNKPNAGGSVPVENNQNQMQALMQTARQQYLTGKYDLAAKTYEQALRAGADSATTNQRLGQCYEKLNRDSDAIQAYSRAVQAAQSQMANGGNKERLQNLIDSCQQAMRVLRGG
- a CDS encoding DNA starvation/stationary phase protection protein, translating into MTQTSCNILGHDVAGQLGEHLQASLVDLIAIASQAKQAHWNVTGQNFRELHQQFDELVDVARDVADEIAERMAAIGVSPDGRAVTVVNNSTLMAMPNGFLRDRQAVEVLCGSLDKTCRTLRSRIETVGGLDLVSQDVLISGLRGLEKQFWMLRTRLEEPR
- a CDS encoding DUF2330 domain-containing protein; the protein is MKTRVEYHRQTNMKSVARSAVFGTFALSSVIAAACCIAYGENKVELAGERAIIVWNSKTKMQHFIRTAKFEGQAKDFGFIVPTPTEPEISKAEMGALTKLDTIKAREKKASRNAVSLGGGGFGGGRGVTEVKKVNIGNYEATVLKATDPKAMTNWLRTNGYNARPAVEEWVSYYTKQGWYFSAFKYTGGTSTRTETTLVRLSFKTDVPHYPYKMPSDTWPNGHVRPMELFVITDQHIHARYKGVYQMWEARQTVLTTMTNAEKNFIADQVGLKASDMPEKAELFVFDNNQNKYGFDKDLVFIKNSTNLDPQWLWLLCIPAAMVVVWRQRKP
- a CDS encoding DUF2330 domain-containing protein gives rise to the protein MMRTKAIAWIGAGILAAAIGHACCTAYGEDPILLSNEKAIIVWNEAQKTEHFIRQASFEGEAKDFGFIVPTPTQPEIAAVEETVFEVLSRFKPRDKGNIGCSAPDSVAGAASDTKSDVEVLDVVQVGDHKATVLKATDGQAMMNWLKQNGYKTRPAMTEWLDYYTKKAWIFTALKYTGAKANVTPTKAIRLSFKTDEPHYPYKMPTDTWPKGHVRPMTLFLISSGPVTAEYVGNGNAWEAREEWNNQVDSSKAKYVASLLKLDETHMPENTHVTALLNSTNEHGYDRDLTFKTRFELPSWASWSLIGFIIVSYFYFRRRARSRVVSA
- a CDS encoding glutamate mutase L, which translates into the protein MPENIKRIVATDCGSTTTKAILIEQNDKGEYRLVARGEAPTTVERPFEDVTVGVLNSITELEEITETVVPEGYKTGRRKLMKDGKVWKLQKEGKVVDNRGNDLEASDMYVSTSSAGGGLQMMVAGVVKSMSAESAERAALGAGAILMDTLAVDDGRKDYEKVDRLRKLRPDIILMSGGTDGGTVNHLTEMAEVVRRADPKPRFGDMKLPIIYAGNDQAASPVEQVLGEDIALKVVDNLRPTLDKENLDPARDEIHEMFLEHVMQQAPGYSKLLEWTSEEVMATPNAVGKLMKTYADQEGINILGVDIGGATTDVFSVFSGIYNRTVSANLGMSYSICNVLKETGIENIARWLPFEIDPSEVRNRLRNKMIRPTTIPQTYEDLLIEQAVAREALRLAFAHHKSLARSLVGMQQQRDVGQIFDQTGGGETLVNMLKLDMVIGSGGVLSHAPKRAQSALMMMDAYQPEGVTMLTVDSIFMMPHLGVLSEHHYEAAREVFERDCIVRIGTSIAPVGIGKEGEPCVSVKGNGLDVNVPFGQIKVVPIDIEKTPELTIEPAKNFDMGEGKGKSVNVKRFDTSKGKRNQTTNLIEGQLGLIIDTRGRPFNVELNDPNRVASLRNYLTAMGLPLPN